The uncultured Bacteroides sp. genome includes the window TAGCCTGGCCGAAATAACCTATAGCCCCTTAAAACTCAAAGGATGGCACTTCACCGCCTCCTACGGCACCGATCGCGGTTCCCTTACGGGCAATAATAACGGCGCTATGTTCGTAATACGTAAAAACGGACTTCTCTTAAAGTAATTATATTCTTTCTTTAAAATACCGTTTTAAAGTTATTACTCATATCCACCTGTACCCAATGGTTTATTCTAAGCGAATCCTGCCATCCCGATACAGCTACCCCATGATAGGGCAGATAAGCATATTCGCGTACCTCATCATCGTGGTTAAGCATCAATGCCAGGTGCGGATACTTACTGGTCGAGGCCAGATGAAACATCCCGAAATCGCCTGTTGTATTTCCAAAAGCAAGAACAGGTATCTTCCCTATCCGGTCATAAATGTTCAGACTTTTGCCATTGCCATCATTCTTGGGTGTAAAGATAGCCTTCTGAATCATAAACAGCGTTTTACCCTCTTTATAAACAGGAACTAACTCCTGCCTTGTGCCAATCAGATGTTCCCGGTCCAAACCAATCGTTTGCGGACAGATGCTCCACATCACTCCGGACATTGAACCCGATACGATATAAACATCGAACTTGTTCTTTTTCAAAAGCTCAATCAATTCCAGCATCGGTTGATAAAACATACTACCCAGAGTCAGGTTAAACTTCCGATCCTTTGTGGTAGCCAGATAGTTGGTAGAGTTCCGAATAGAAGTCTCATAATCTATGCCCTCATACGCTTTAAGCACCATCGAATCAATATAATTTACCCCATCCACTACCCAGTGATTAATCACCGAAGTGTCCGCCGGATTCACCATCAGCTTCTTTGCATATTGGTACTCCTTGTTTTTTATTAGCTCCGGGTTTGCCGCAAGCTGTTTGTTGAGTCCGTCTACCGCCGTAGCCATTTCGAACCACAAAGGAGTTTCACAAGCAATAGTTCCGTCCATATCAAAGACCGCAATTCTATCTTCTACCGGTATTTCTTTCTGTGCCGTTGCCACATAACCCAGTATTTGCTGCTTAATAGCCGTATTGTTCCAAGAAGGTAACGGATCTTTTTCACGAGATGCACACGAAGAGAGCGAGAGCGCTAAACCCAACACAAATAAATTTCTGCTGATATTTCGTTTCATATTCTCAGAGTATTAATGGTCATAAATAATGCTATCATTAGCACAGATACAGAGATTTTTGTAATATTATGTAATCTTACAATTTAATCTTTCAAGTCTTTTAAGGACTCCGGATTGCGTCTGCAGTCCCAAACCGTCACAATAAGCACTTTATCGTCTGCTACGAAATAAATCAATTTATATTTGTGTTCAACAACTATAGCGCGAAAGTCTTTAGTCGATAAGCCACTTAAAGAAGGTTCCAATTTGCCGGATTCAGGAAAAGTTTCTAAAATAGCAGAAGCATCTAATAATTTATTATAAAGTTTTGAAGCAACACGTTCACTTTTAGTGTAATAGATACAATTTTCATACAATTTTTCCAGATGTGTAATCGCTTTGTCTGTCCATTCCACTAACATAACAGATGTCTGTTTCGAAGTTCTTCAATAGAGTGAGTTTTTCCTCTTCTAACATCTTCTTCTGCTTCCTCGATCTCTTTTTTTAATTCATCAATAGTAAATTGACAAGGTCCCGTTAGTTGTTTTTTCTCAACTCTTAGTTCATGCAAAAAACGCACAGCCTTATCTAATAAATCGACTTCTTCAAGCTTCATTATTTCTTCAACAGCTTTCATCTTCAACACAGCTCCATACGTATCGCCATAGTTCGATATTGGTTCTGAAACTTTTTCTGGAGCTTCTTCTTGTTTAGAATATAACTTTTGCTTTTTCATTACCTCATTATTGAATTAATCTATTGCATCAAAAATAAGCATTAATTTCATTTATGCTTATTTTATTCTATTATTTAACAATTCATCTTTTTCTTTCAAACGAGCGGATAGTTTTCAGTAAACCCTCGCGGGCAGATAAGTAATTTATAAATGCTACAAACTAATAGCAAAAAAAATCTGATGATATAGTATATTACGAATTATTATTATTTTTCATCTATCAATTCTTGCTTGCTTTTGAATAAAGCCGGCATGTCAATAGAATGAAAGCTAAATTTACCGATCGGGTAAAAAGAAGTTATAGTATTTATATAAGATCTTAAATTTGTAATACAAATATTAACTCCTGAATTTACATACCCTTGTGTTTCAGATTCAGGAACATCCTGAGGCAATCTAAACATACCAGCTCCCGATACCGAAATAGAATATCCAGGTGCAGGTTCATTTCCTCTATTAATATTAATATCAGTAAAGATTATAAAAATGCCATTATTATCCGTTTTTATTCTAAAGTCAATATCAATCGGCTGTTTTTTCGTTGATTCTAGCAAATCAAGTGTTTCATCATCTGTGAATATACAGTTGCAAGCACTTTCTAATATATCAAACCGTTCTAAAATTAAAGTAGATTCTTTAGCAATCATGTATTTAAAATATTAGGCACAACATTCTTTAATTTCTTGTTTGGAGCTATATGATGGTATCCAATCCACCACTTGTTTTTTATTTCCAATGAGATAACCATTGTCTATTAATGTTTTCTTCGATCTTTCAATTTCTTCGTAGATAGCGATTATTTTGTTATCATTCATTGCATCTTTATTTACAACCTTGTCCAATTCTTCAAAACTTATATTAGGTACTAAGCCAATAGCCAATGAAAGCTCCACCAGTTTAGATAGCCTATGATCAGAGTCTCCATTCATTATTTGGCTTACATAACCCTTTGAAACTCCTAATATATCGGCTAATTGAGTACGATTCAATCCATTCTTTTCCATGAAATGGTTTACTTCGTTAAAAAGATCAATCTGAATTTTGGCCAACCAATACTCCTTACTGCTTATTAATTCTTCTCTTTTCATTGCTTTTATTTTTTGCGGAAATCAAAAAACTCTTTCACTAATTTGTGCAAATTCTTAATGTCGTTTTTCTGTGTATTTTTGTATCCACCCATTATTATTAATTTGCCTCCGGGTATAGAACAAGCATATATTCTCAATTGTTTACTCTTAAATTCATATTCATTCACTCCGGATTTTCCACCTTCTATCATTCTGAATTTTGTATGAGGTAAAGAAGCTCCATTAGCAAAGATATTCATATATGATAATATTGTTTTATATTCTGAAAAATATTGAGGATTAGAGCTTATTTCTGCTTCAAAAGCGTCAATTGAATACTTCCCGTTTATAGAAAGCTTTTCAAATTTCTGAAAGCATCCTTTCACCTCCTCCATTTCTTTCGTTGCAAATATACGCATATTATTTAGTAATTACTAAACTATTTAATTTGTTTTATATCTTTGTCGAAAATGTAACTTGGAATAGCTAACTTTAGTTCGTTCATGTCATCTAGAGCTTTTCTTCCTTATCTTCTCTCTTCAAACGAGCGGATAGTTTTCAGTAAACCCTCGCGGACAGATACCGGCATTTTCTCAATGCCCGGCGCCGTTTTAATCCCATCCGGTCTGCTTTTGCTTATTCTAAAAATACAGGAAATTCTTTATAAAACTTCAGCAATGAAACAGTTTCTGTTCGAAGCTTTGTACGTACAAACCTCTTCATATCCTCATCCATTAATTCTCCCAATCCATTTAACATTCCTTTATCACTCATCGCTTCAAGTTGCTCAATGCACTGCTGGATATATTCGGCTAAAGTCATTCCTATTCTCTCTTCAACTATTGCTTTATTTATGGCAGTACGATTATTCATAAAAAACCAAGTATCAAAAATATCCCGATTAGTTATTTCATTCCTGTCGAGCATAGCGCATAATTTATGAGCAAACATATCCGAAGCTACCATTACCTTCATATTAATTCCAAGCAGATTTTTTATCTCATAATGGTTGCTCCATTGCCTGTTTGATATTTCAACCTTTAGCTTTCGCTCGCCAACTCCGTAATCAAGCACAATAATTGGTCCGTAAAACTTCATTGCTTCATCATATATCTTGCCATATTTAAGAAGAATCCTCCTTACTTTCTCATAGATTATCTTTTCTTTTGTGATGTCGAGCAGATTGAAATCTAAATCAACAGAGAAGCGAGGCAAGTCATAAAAGAACATTAATGCTGTTCCCCCTTTGAATCCCAAACAAGAAGCTAACTCAATGTCAGAATATATATCTTTGAGAATCTGCAACAGAAAAAATTTATGCTTATTAATATTAACCATTTTTCAATAATTTGTTTACCCTTATAGTTAGTGCTTGTGAGTTATACAAAGGCAGTAATCCGTATACCAATTCTTTATTGAGAGGATTCAAGTTATCAAAATAATAATCTTTGTTCAAATACAATGTATCCAGAAAAGCCCTCTCAGGAGTAGCCATGTTTATATTTTCTATCCTATTAATTCCCTGCGTAACCACCAGAATTTCGCCTTTCACTTTTCGATAAACGTATGTCCTATCCTCTATTTCTATGCTTCTGCTCAGATAACTTATAGCAGTCATTCTCTCATCATATTGAAATATGATTCCATATTTTTGAAGCACATAGTCTAATGAAATATAGGAAGGGGTATAAAGCACGCAAGCCAATTCTTCGGGATTATAATTTGCTTTCACATAGATACCTTTCCTAGGTCGAAACAATTTCCCCTTACTAACATAGTAGTTTAACTTTCCGTTTAGTGACTTGAAATTGCTTTCATTCGTAAGCATAGCAATATCCGTCAGAGTGAAAACAGTCTTATTCTTGCTATAGATAGAGAATATTATATTTTTGTTTATTTGAGAACTAGACATTCTATTATTTCCAATGTTCAGACTACAAATATATTCGTTTAGGTTGAAATAAACAAAAAATGTCTGCTAAAATACAATCAGTTACTTTCCTTCTTTATTTTTCTCTCTTCAAACGAGCGGATAGTTTTCAGTAAACCCTCGCGGGCAGATGCGTTTAGAATTTTATATTCGAAAACCTTGCTAGTAGTTGTTCTATAAACATATATGGCCGTTTACGAGTACCACTCCAACTTGATATCACAGATTTTGATTTCAAAATGTCCTATTCTTCTGTATATAAGACATTGGTAAAAAGTACTTCATCATTTCCTATTGTATAGATGCTCAGAGACACATCCTTTGTTCATATACAATCTATTATAAATGCTTTCCTATAAACCCTACGAAAATTATATTCTGTTCATTTTTAAAGTAAATTCGGCAGTGTTGGTCTACATTCCCACAGTCATCACGATATATTTTTAGATGAGGTTCGCAATAGACCTCTTCAGTAGAATCTTCTTTTGGAAAAATAAATTTGAAACAATCTTTTTTTGTACCTTCAAATGAGGCTCCATCCAAGTTATGATTTCCTGCAAATATTTTCATAAAATGAATTAGATCTTTATGAGAGTTTTTAAACTCAGCAGCAAAAGAATCATTTAAACATCCTAGATAACAGATAATCTTTTTAGAATGCGAATAAAGTACATCTTTTAAGTGTCTGACATTATCAGGATGTATTTTCAAATTTTCAAAATATTTTTCGCATTCAGATAAAAAATACTCGGGCGATTTAGGATACTTCCCAAGGTAATAACGCCTAAACTGCAACCAACTCTTGTAGTTAATTAATACTTGCCTATTCTTGGGTAATTCTTCGATATAGTTAAGAGCAATCAAAGCAGTACAATTGTCTTCATCTTCCAAAGATAGATATGAGATCAAATCTTCAAATGAAAGCTTGTTTTTCTTACATACTTTAAAAATAGTAAAAAATAAATTTATAAGGTCACGAGGTATTTTATTTTGAAGTGTTATAATCCCTTCAATAGTAGTTCCATCGGCAAGTATTTGTGTTTTTAGAAAAGTATCGTTATTTAAGAAAAACTCATTATCTTCCCTTCTTCTCTTTATTTTTTCAACAAGTTCATTTAGTTCCAATAGTTTACGTTCCACATCTCTATTAGAGTCATCCCCATTGTGAATAAAAGACTTAGAGCAGAAGTAAAGAGAAGCAATCATTTGAATAATCCTAACTTTAAGATTTCTGCTAGGTCTTTTTCTTGCTGATCAAAAAAGCCCTCGGGCCAATTCTTTATTTGAGAATCCTCATCCATTTCCAACTTGTTTACCTCAAATTGATTACCGAAAAAATACATAGATACATCCTTATAGGTTAAATCAAATTTAGCTTTTAAAGCACATAATCTCATTCCATTAATAATATGTTCACTGTGCGTTTCCAAGAAAACTTGCACTCCTGCTGCAGCTATTTTAGCAAAAAATTCAATTAGCCGCGCTTGAGCTCCAGGATGCAAATGTGCCTCAGGATTCTCTACAATATAAATATCCCCTTCCTGTGCTGTTAAGCCAGTGACAATTAAAGGTAAAATATAGCTATAGCCAAATCCAACATTCGCCGGTTTGTATAAATGCTTATCATTTCTAGAATTCAATAGCATAGATAATATGCTACTATTTTTCTCTTTCTTGATTTCAATATTTGCGCCATCAAGTATGTAAGATAACCATTCAATAGTCTGTTCTTTAAGCGTTTTTGTTGGTGTATCATTCAAACATATCCCATCATTTACAACTTTATTTCCATTGTAGGCTAACATGTTAATCACATTATTCCCTCTTATGCCAATTTGCATTGATTCCGGCGTTTCATCTATCTTTTTAACAAAATCAACAGGACCAAGTCTATCAGCAGAAATAAAACGAAATTTATAAAAAACAGAAAATGCTTTTATAGATTCCAAGGGCATTAAATTCTTTTTAGGTAATTTAATTGTCGATATTTTTTCTTCTGCGCTCGAAGACATTTCAGTGAACATGTCTTTTTCATTAACTTTTAATTCCAGCAAATCTGCTATTCTTTCATTCGTAGCCGATTCACCATATTTAAAAGAAAGTCTATTTTGCTCTTCATTATCTGTTTCAACGATAATATGGATTTCCTTATCTACAGAATCTATATTTTTTATATCTTCAAAAGATCCTAATTCCACCCATTCGCCATTAATAAATAATTTTTCAGGAGTCCTTTTTTTTCGAAAAGTTTGAGATAATAATAAGAGAGATTGCAATAATGAAGATTTACCTCTGCCATTAACGCCGGTTAATAAATTTATTTTAGAGAAATCAAATTCTTCTTTAGTGCGAAAGCATTTGAAGTTCTCTAATGATATTTTTTTAATCATATATATAAATGCTATTGATCATGAACTCTAAGCCATTCCCACGTTGGTTTAGGCAACCACCCTTGTCTTGGCTGTCTCGATATATCTACAACAAATAAAAAATCATTAGCATCCATTTCATCTTTGATTCTTTTAGCGATATTATCAACTAGCTCATCAGACACGACATACCAAATTGATTCCAAAGGATGATGCCATTCTCCAATAGATTTTATTTCATCATATAGTTTATTATAATCTTTATCTGGAGAATTTAAGTCATATGTTATCAGATAAATCATCTTTTCAAGTTTTTCTTTTGAATGCAAATATACTATATTTAATTATTATCTGCGAATATAGCATTTATATTTTCAAAGTAAATCTCCTATTTGTAGCCTTGTTTCAAGGCTTATTTTTTCTCTTCAAACGAGCGGATAGTTTTCAGTAAACCCTCGCGGGCAGATAAGCAGTTTGTAAAGGCTACATTATTGTATATTTACCTTCAAATCATCCTGTACCATTTCTGCCACGTTTATAGGTGGAATTATATAACGATTATATTGGGTATTTTCCGTTTTTGCATGTAACACACCTCTTGCAGTTCCCACCGTGTGCATGGCTAAATAGCGTATAAAATCTTTAGGTACGCATATGTTCCCTTGTTCATCGATAAATTGCTTCCATGAAGTTTCTTTTATTTCAAAGAAACATTCTACTTCCAATAATAAAAAAGGCAGCCCATTATTAATAAATTTAAATATAGCAGAAGCATTTATGATTCTGTTCTCGCTATTAACCGAAAACCGAAGTTCAACATTCATTGAAACAGGGCAGCCTTCAACAAAAGCATCTTCAATAGTAGCAAACTGTTTAGTGACAATTTGCTTTAATACAAAACCTACATCAGGAGTTCGTTTCTCATTCATAGTCATGCAGCCGGGTGTTTACTTTCATTTGTCCATTCTTCCACTTTATCCAAATCGACCCTTCCACTGTAGTTCCCAATACAAACATAAGATTTGAGAACTATATTCTGCTGTTTTTTAGCATCATCAAGAGCCATGGTCAAACAGTATAATGGTACTGATACCAAAGTAATACCTAAGGCTGCTTCCAGTTTGCAGATAGTTTCAAGACTCAAGTTCTCCTGCCCTTTTAAGAGCTTATTAATATATTGGGCCGACACATTTGTTCTTTCAGCCAATTCTTTTTGAGTTATTGATTGGTGTCTTAATTCACGAAGCACCTTTATTGCTATATCAGCCGATTTATCCAACCAAGCTTCATTCTTCTCTCTCCATTCTGCTTTTACCTGCCATCCCGAAGTTTTATCGGAAGTCAAAGCATCCAATTTCTCTTTTGTTTTCATGTGCAACTTTAATTAATCATTATCACATAAACCTTCCCGGTCAAGAATACCTTCACTTCTTAACCAGCGTTTGCAAAAATCTAATTTTCTTAATTCTTCTTTCAGATGAGTTCGTTCATTCATTGTCTCTGTGAGCTTAATAGCCCCTCCTGTTACAATATAAACATTGGTCTCAATTTTAATCGCATAAATTCTTAGCCACGAAGGATATTTTACTCCATAAGCTTTACTCATTGACAGTTCTACTAATCCTGATGATGCATTATTCAAAGGTTTAAATAACTCTTCCAAATCAGGAATGCTTTCAGTTTCACTATTTTTTGCTATGTCTAATAATTTTCGTTCAAATAACTTTGCCTCGCTCAATGTGCTTTTGATTGCTTTTTCTATAGAAGTATTCCAAAAGTCACTCGTTAGATCGTCCTTATTTTCTTCAAAGAAATTCTCCAGATATTCAATATCCCTCCAGCAATCAAATAAGCGTTCAAACTCATCCATTGT containing:
- a CDS encoding helix-turn-helix transcriptional regulator: MKTKEKLDALTSDKTSGWQVKAEWREKNEAWLDKSADIAIKVLRELRHQSITQKELAERTNVSAQYINKLLKGQENLSLETICKLEAALGITLVSVPLYCLTMALDDAKKQQNIVLKSYVCIGNYSGRVDLDKVEEWTNESKHPAA
- a CDS encoding nucleotidyl transferase AbiEii/AbiGii toxin family protein, which produces MVNINKHKFFLLQILKDIYSDIELASCLGFKGGTALMFFYDLPRFSVDLDFNLLDITKEKIIYEKVRRILLKYGKIYDEAMKFYGPIIVLDYGVGERKLKVEISNRQWSNHYEIKNLLGINMKVMVASDMFAHKLCAMLDRNEITNRDIFDTWFFMNNRTAINKAIVEERIGMTLAEYIQQCIEQLEAMSDKGMLNGLGELMDEDMKRFVRTKLRTETVSLLKFYKEFPVFLE
- a CDS encoding helix-turn-helix transcriptional regulator, whose product is MKREELISSKEYWLAKIQIDLFNEVNHFMEKNGLNRTQLADILGVSKGYVSQIMNGDSDHRLSKLVELSLAIGLVPNISFEELDKVVNKDAMNDNKIIAIYEEIERSKKTLIDNGYLIGNKKQVVDWIPSYSSKQEIKECCA
- a CDS encoding type II toxin-antitoxin system RelE/ParE family toxin, giving the protein MLVEWTDKAITHLEKLYENCIYYTKSERVASKLYNKLLDASAILETFPESGKLEPSLSGLSTKDFRAIVVEHKYKLIYFVADDKVLIVTVWDCRRNPESLKDLKD
- a CDS encoding HAD family hydrolase, encoding MKRNISRNLFVLGLALSLSSCASREKDPLPSWNNTAIKQQILGYVATAQKEIPVEDRIAVFDMDGTIACETPLWFEMATAVDGLNKQLAANPELIKNKEYQYAKKLMVNPADTSVINHWVVDGVNYIDSMVLKAYEGIDYETSIRNSTNYLATTKDRKFNLTLGSMFYQPMLELIELLKKNKFDVYIVSGSMSGVMWSICPQTIGLDREHLIGTRQELVPVYKEGKTLFMIQKAIFTPKNDGNGKSLNIYDRIGKIPVLAFGNTTGDFGMFHLASTSKYPHLALMLNHDDEVREYAYLPYHGVAVSGWQDSLRINHWVQVDMSNNFKTVF
- a CDS encoding DUF3696 domain-containing protein, whose product is MIKKISLENFKCFRTKEEFDFSKINLLTGVNGRGKSSLLQSLLLLSQTFRKKRTPEKLFINGEWVELGSFEDIKNIDSVDKEIHIIVETDNEEQNRLSFKYGESATNERIADLLELKVNEKDMFTEMSSSAEEKISTIKLPKKNLMPLESIKAFSVFYKFRFISADRLGPVDFVKKIDETPESMQIGIRGNNVINMLAYNGNKVVNDGICLNDTPTKTLKEQTIEWLSYILDGANIEIKKEKNSSILSMLLNSRNDKHLYKPANVGFGYSYILPLIVTGLTAQEGDIYIVENPEAHLHPGAQARLIEFFAKIAAAGVQVFLETHSEHIINGMRLCALKAKFDLTYKDVSMYFFGNQFEVNKLEMDEDSQIKNWPEGFFDQQEKDLAEILKLGLFK